A region from the Microbacterium lacus genome encodes:
- a CDS encoding ABC transporter permease has protein sequence MTAVTENAPVRRAGGVRALWAGNPAAVVQRGLLAARSSSWVVVLSGFFEPVFYLLSMGIGLGALIGTVETTSGLEVSYAAFIAPALLAVSAMNGAIYDSTWNVFFKLNYGKLYEGMLSTSLGPLDVALGEILYALLRGLLYATGFMIIMQIAGLNLAWTAILAIPAVLLIAFGFASLGMAVTSYMKAFQHMDWINFVLLPMFLFSATLYPITVYPEFIQVIVKIFPLWHGVELVRGLTTGALYWGMLWHVLYYVVMIAVGLVFTTKRLRALFLD, from the coding sequence GTGACCGCCGTGACCGAGAACGCGCCCGTCCGACGCGCGGGCGGAGTCCGCGCGCTGTGGGCGGGGAACCCCGCCGCCGTCGTGCAGCGCGGGCTCCTGGCCGCGCGCTCGTCGAGCTGGGTCGTCGTGCTCTCCGGCTTCTTCGAGCCGGTGTTCTACCTCCTCTCGATGGGCATCGGGCTCGGCGCCCTCATCGGCACCGTGGAGACCACGAGCGGCCTGGAGGTCTCCTACGCCGCGTTCATCGCCCCGGCGCTCCTCGCGGTCTCGGCGATGAACGGTGCGATCTACGACTCGACGTGGAACGTGTTCTTCAAGCTCAACTACGGCAAGCTCTACGAGGGGATGCTGTCCACCTCGCTCGGCCCGCTCGATGTCGCGCTGGGCGAGATCCTCTATGCCCTTCTGCGCGGGCTGCTCTATGCGACCGGCTTCATGATCATCATGCAGATCGCCGGGCTGAATCTCGCGTGGACCGCGATTCTCGCGATTCCGGCCGTTCTGCTGATCGCCTTCGGCTTCGCGAGCCTGGGCATGGCGGTCACGAGCTACATGAAGGCCTTCCAGCACATGGACTGGATCAATTTCGTACTGCTCCCGATGTTCCTTTTCTCCGCGACGCTGTACCCGATCACGGTGTACCCGGAGTTCATCCAGGTGATCGTGAAGATCTTCCCGCTGTGGCACGGGGTCGAACTCGTCCGCGGGCTCACCACGGGAGCCCTGTACTGGGGCATGCTCTGGCACGTCCTGTACTACGTCGTGATGATCGCCGTCGGGCTCGTCTTCACCACGAAGCGGCTGCGCGCGCTCTTCCTCGACTGA
- a CDS encoding TetR/AcrR family transcriptional regulator, whose translation MILHARGTGAWRMPHRGPVARSAPVLEHVQSAGYDLNMFSSVSAPVTKSERTRSSIRDIALRSFRERGYDLTTIRLIAQEAGVSVGTTNYHFASKNDLVQELYLEVQRAHRDAAEPLLGQTDDLVERLGIVFRTGLDQLEPYHRFAPEFLSAAVSPRSSLNPLSGESAPSRDIVVGLFREAVSGAANRLPAEFERDMPSALVLAHLLLALFWVYDGSPERERTRRLLDRGLRLLKLSLPLIRVRVLRKPLRELLDLVAEVRA comes from the coding sequence GTGATCCTGCACGCGCGCGGGACCGGGGCGTGGCGGATGCCGCACCGCGGCCCCGTTGCGCGAAGTGCACCCGTTCTTGAACATGTTCAGTCTGCGGGCTACGATCTGAACATGTTCAGTTCCGTGAGTGCGCCCGTCACCAAGAGCGAACGGACTCGCTCCTCGATACGCGACATCGCGCTGCGGTCGTTCCGTGAGCGCGGCTACGACCTCACCACGATCCGCCTGATCGCCCAGGAGGCGGGGGTGTCCGTGGGCACCACGAACTACCACTTCGCGTCGAAGAACGATCTGGTGCAAGAGCTCTACCTCGAGGTTCAGCGGGCGCATCGCGATGCGGCGGAGCCGCTGCTCGGACAGACCGACGACCTCGTCGAACGCCTCGGGATCGTCTTCCGCACCGGGCTCGACCAGCTCGAGCCGTACCATCGTTTCGCGCCGGAGTTCCTCTCAGCCGCTGTGTCGCCGCGCTCCTCACTCAACCCGCTGTCAGGGGAATCGGCCCCTTCACGCGACATCGTCGTGGGGCTGTTCCGCGAAGCCGTTTCCGGCGCCGCGAATCGGCTCCCCGCCGAGTTCGAGCGGGATATGCCTTCTGCCCTCGTTCTGGCACACCTCCTTTTGGCGCTGTTCTGGGTCTATGACGGCTCGCCGGAGCGCGAGCGCACGCGGCGGCTGCTCGACCGCGGGCTGCGCCTGCTGAAGCTCTCGCTGCCGTTGATCCGCGTGCGCGTGCTGCGTAAACCGCTGCGCGAGCTTCTCGACCTGGTCGCTGAGGTGCGCGCGTGA
- a CDS encoding SRPBCC family protein, with protein MIRPGTRGPRPIFVSIRIEASLDRVWELTQDPARHARWDARFSRITPVEPLAGGGIRFRYERRVGPLSIVGTGTTIGERDRPDGTRTSALRFDADSRLSPLGAGRGYWRYREDTGGVVFTTGYDYDPNWGRVADLIVRPLIGWVTAWSFDRLRIWAEGGAPPERWPLRSVLAVWRGDRPRAARCGHRVHRGAIMSDAPATLGVLVQP; from the coding sequence GTGATCCGGCCGGGCACGCGAGGTCCTCGTCCCATCTTCGTCAGCATCCGCATCGAGGCCTCGCTGGATCGTGTGTGGGAGCTCACCCAGGATCCAGCCCGACACGCGAGATGGGACGCGCGCTTCAGCCGGATCACGCCGGTCGAGCCGCTTGCCGGGGGCGGCATCCGGTTCCGCTACGAACGACGGGTGGGCCCCCTCTCGATCGTCGGTACCGGCACGACGATCGGCGAGCGCGACCGCCCCGACGGCACACGCACATCCGCACTCCGCTTCGACGCCGACAGCCGGCTGTCACCCCTGGGCGCCGGACGCGGATACTGGCGTTATCGCGAGGACACCGGCGGGGTGGTCTTCACGACCGGATACGACTACGACCCGAACTGGGGCCGCGTGGCCGATCTGATCGTGAGGCCGCTGATCGGCTGGGTCACCGCGTGGAGCTTCGATCGGCTGCGGATCTGGGCCGAAGGGGGCGCGCCGCCCGAGCGATGGCCACTGCGGTCGGTGCTCGCGGTCTGGCGGGGGGACAGGCCGCGGGCCGCGCGTTGCGGTCACCGTGTACACCGCGGCGCGATCATGAGCGATGCGCCCGCGACACTCGGCGTTCTGGTGCAGCCATGA
- a CDS encoding DUF4166 domain-containing protein, protein MTDAPSIFARAMGADFERLHPMLQRRFGVGLAAGYSCVGRGTMRRIRRGPWWTVPFLQIGRFRNILVPETGTDVQFTIENHPYRDPYGRETVTFVRHFRMPGAVHRFDATMILGASGRVIDYLGTHQHLAVDLELTAEPDGSLLLRSGAQRFHEGPLSFRFPMIFSGRAELRESYDDGAGVFRIRLEVRNRVFGYLSGYEGTFRCEFPDAADVPAHVLPVRHERRE, encoded by the coding sequence ATGACGGATGCTCCGTCGATCTTCGCTCGCGCGATGGGTGCCGACTTCGAGCGCCTCCATCCGATGCTCCAGCGGAGGTTCGGGGTGGGGCTTGCCGCCGGGTACTCGTGCGTCGGCCGTGGCACGATGCGCCGCATCCGCCGCGGCCCGTGGTGGACGGTCCCGTTCCTGCAGATCGGGCGGTTCCGCAACATCCTCGTGCCCGAGACCGGTACCGACGTGCAGTTCACGATCGAGAATCACCCGTATCGCGACCCCTATGGACGCGAAACCGTCACTTTCGTACGGCACTTCCGGATGCCGGGCGCCGTGCACCGCTTCGATGCGACCATGATCCTCGGTGCGAGCGGTCGGGTGATCGATTACCTCGGTACCCACCAGCATCTCGCCGTCGACCTCGAACTCACGGCGGAGCCGGACGGAAGCCTCCTGCTGAGGTCGGGCGCGCAACGGTTCCACGAAGGCCCGCTCTCCTTCCGCTTTCCGATGATCTTCAGCGGGCGGGCCGAGCTGCGCGAGAGCTACGACGACGGTGCCGGGGTCTTCCGCATCCGGCTCGAGGTTCGCAATCGGGTCTTCGGGTACCTCTCGGGCTACGAGGGCACGTTCCGGTGCGAGTTCCCGGACGCCGCCGATGTCCCCGCGCACGTACTCCCGGTGCGGCACGAGCGGCGGGAGTGA
- a CDS encoding MFS transporter, translated as MSSPTTAPANPRSRVITASLVGTTIEFYDFYVYATAAVLVFPILFFPTGNDTTALLASFGVFGAAMIARPLGAVIFGHFGDKFGRKATLVASLLTMGIATFLIGCLPTFADIGWWAALLLLILRLAQGFALGGEWSGAALVATENAPAGKRAWYGTFPQLGAPLGFIIANSVFLAINFLLPHPDGAAQRSADFLAWGWRVPFLFSAVMVIIGLWVRLQLVESDTFVKAEEKGAIRRFPLGTVFRRHWWHLILGTFIMLATYVLFYLMTNFTLSYGTKAADLQTASAAAQAAAEAAGKPFDATAFAAQFYPGLGFGYTDFVIMQIIGVVFFGIFTLLSGPIADRIGRRRLLLWVTGLIIVFGLTFNLFLLPQADPKFTGALTQAFLIFGFVLMGSTFGPMGAVLPELFPTNVRYTGSAVSYNVSSILGAALAPIVAVALWAGTGGSPWLVGIYLSAMGVLTFIALILAPETKDVDYDADLGVGATASL; from the coding sequence GTGTCCTCCCCCACCACAGCCCCGGCAAACCCCCGTTCCCGCGTCATCACGGCGAGCCTGGTCGGCACGACGATCGAGTTCTACGACTTCTACGTCTACGCGACGGCAGCGGTCCTGGTCTTCCCGATCCTCTTCTTCCCGACCGGCAACGACACGACAGCGCTGCTCGCCTCGTTCGGCGTCTTCGGCGCCGCCATGATCGCCCGCCCGCTGGGTGCGGTGATCTTCGGGCACTTCGGCGACAAGTTCGGCCGCAAGGCGACCCTGGTCGCGTCCCTGCTGACGATGGGCATCGCGACATTCCTCATCGGGTGCCTGCCGACGTTCGCGGACATCGGCTGGTGGGCGGCACTGCTCCTGCTGATCCTGCGCCTGGCCCAGGGCTTCGCCCTCGGCGGCGAGTGGTCCGGCGCGGCGCTGGTCGCGACCGAGAACGCTCCGGCGGGGAAGCGCGCCTGGTACGGCACGTTCCCGCAGCTGGGCGCCCCGCTCGGCTTCATCATCGCGAACTCGGTCTTCCTCGCGATCAACTTCCTCCTCCCCCACCCGGACGGTGCCGCCCAGCGTTCCGCCGACTTCCTGGCGTGGGGCTGGCGTGTCCCGTTCCTGTTCTCCGCGGTGATGGTCATCATCGGCCTCTGGGTGCGTCTGCAGCTCGTCGAGTCCGACACGTTCGTGAAGGCGGAGGAGAAGGGCGCGATCCGCAGGTTCCCGCTCGGCACGGTCTTCCGCAGGCACTGGTGGCACCTGATCCTCGGCACGTTCATCATGCTCGCGACGTATGTGCTGTTCTACCTGATGACGAACTTCACGCTGTCCTACGGCACGAAAGCCGCGGACCTGCAGACCGCCTCCGCCGCGGCGCAGGCCGCCGCCGAGGCCGCAGGCAAGCCGTTCGACGCGACGGCCTTCGCGGCTCAGTTCTATCCCGGCCTCGGCTTCGGGTACACGGACTTCGTCATCATGCAGATCATCGGTGTCGTCTTCTTCGGCATCTTCACGCTGCTCTCCGGCCCGATCGCCGACCGCATCGGCCGCCGGCGGCTCCTGCTGTGGGTGACGGGGCTGATCATCGTCTTCGGACTCACGTTCAACCTCTTCCTCCTGCCGCAGGCGGACCCCAAGTTCACCGGCGCCCTCACCCAGGCCTTCCTGATCTTCGGCTTCGTCCTCATGGGCTCCACGTTCGGCCCGATGGGTGCGGTGCTCCCCGAGCTCTTCCCGACCAACGTCCGGTACACCGGCTCGGCCGTGTCCTACAACGTCTCCTCGATCCTGGGCGCGGCGCTCGCCCCGATCGTCGCGGTGGCGCTCTGGGCGGGGACCGGCGGCAGCCCCTGGCTCGTCGGCATCTACCTCTCGGCGATGGGCGTGCTCACCTTCATCGCTCTGATCCTCGCCCCCGAGACGAAGGACGTCGACTACGACGCCGACCTGGGCGTGGGGGCGACTGCGTCGCTCTGA
- a CDS encoding Fe-S protein, with product MEPLEVLRHIVVFIHLIGFAILFGAWAVEVYNKRVHVTPLMNIGLLIAAVAGLALAAPWGISYDLNYAKIGVKLVVLLIIGAFIGIGLARQRKGGACPPAIFWGIGILTLLNAGLAVIWR from the coding sequence ATGGAACCCCTCGAAGTCCTCCGCCACATCGTCGTCTTCATCCACCTGATCGGCTTCGCGATCCTTTTCGGAGCATGGGCGGTCGAGGTGTACAACAAGCGCGTGCACGTGACGCCGCTGATGAACATCGGCCTGCTGATCGCGGCGGTCGCCGGACTCGCGCTGGCCGCGCCGTGGGGCATCTCGTACGACCTGAACTACGCGAAGATCGGCGTCAAGCTCGTCGTCCTGCTGATCATCGGCGCCTTCATCGGAATCGGCCTGGCCCGGCAGCGCAAGGGCGGAGCATGTCCGCCGGCGATCTTCTGGGGCATCGGCATCCTGACCCTGCTCAACGCGGGTCTCGCCGTCATCTGGCGCTGA
- the ribH gene encoding 6,7-dimethyl-8-ribityllumazine synthase, translating into MSGKGAPIVGGTDGTGLEVVIVAGTWHDVITDGLIAGAQRTLDAAGATWQLVRVPGSFELAVAAQAALAAGADAVVALGVIIRGGTPHFEYVSSATTDGLTRVALDAGKPVGFGVLTLDDEQQGLDRAGLPGSHEDKGAEAADAAVRTALVLRALRSQV; encoded by the coding sequence ATGAGCGGCAAGGGAGCGCCGATCGTCGGCGGCACGGACGGCACCGGACTCGAGGTCGTGATCGTCGCCGGCACGTGGCATGACGTGATCACGGACGGGCTGATCGCCGGTGCGCAGCGCACGCTGGACGCCGCCGGCGCCACGTGGCAGCTCGTCCGCGTCCCCGGCTCGTTCGAGCTCGCGGTCGCGGCGCAAGCGGCCCTCGCCGCGGGCGCCGACGCGGTCGTCGCGCTCGGCGTGATCATCCGGGGCGGGACGCCGCACTTCGAGTACGTGTCGTCGGCCACCACCGACGGGCTCACGCGCGTCGCGCTCGACGCCGGCAAGCCCGTGGGCTTCGGCGTCCTCACGCTCGACGATGAGCAGCAGGGCCTGGACCGCGCGGGGCTGCCCGGCTCGCACGAGGACAAGGGCGCGGAGGCCGCCGACGCTGCCGTGCGCACGGCGCTCGTGCTCCGCGCCCTTCGCTCCCAGGTCTGA
- the ribA gene encoding GTP cyclohydrolase II, with protein MSLASITDALEALRAGKPVIVADDENRENEGDVVLSAELATPEWIAWTVRWSSGFICAPMPAEWADRLDLPPMVEVNEDARGTAYTVSVDAADRVSTGISASDRAHTLNVLADATSTPTSVIRPGHILPLRAVDGGVRERGGHTEAAVELMRLAGLSPVGAIAEVVAEDGSMMRLPGLIELGERDGVPVITIEQLVAHLDEHDPVAAPAHAAHRRRVSLRAEAKVPTSHGEFRFLAYKDRITGTDHLAIVSGELGDAPLVRVHSECLTGEAFGSLKCECGPQLEAALDAIEQDGGVVIYMRGHEGRGIGLINKLRAYSLQERGLDTVDANLALGLPADARDYAAAAGMLADLGVEKVRLLTNNTDKVAQLRELGLEIVEQVPLLVGVGPNNHQYLSTKRDRMGHLIAEEDLADALAQMHEPTTTRGAEA; from the coding sequence ATGAGCCTTGCATCCATCACCGACGCGCTGGAAGCCCTGCGCGCCGGGAAGCCCGTCATCGTCGCGGACGACGAGAACCGCGAGAACGAGGGCGACGTCGTCCTGTCCGCCGAACTCGCCACCCCCGAGTGGATCGCCTGGACCGTGCGCTGGTCCAGCGGCTTCATCTGCGCACCGATGCCCGCCGAGTGGGCGGACCGGCTCGACCTCCCGCCCATGGTCGAAGTGAACGAGGATGCCCGCGGGACCGCGTACACCGTGAGCGTGGATGCCGCAGACCGGGTCTCGACGGGGATCAGCGCCTCCGACCGCGCGCACACCCTCAACGTCCTCGCCGATGCGACCTCCACGCCGACGAGCGTGATCCGCCCGGGCCACATCCTGCCGCTGCGCGCGGTCGACGGCGGCGTGCGCGAACGCGGCGGTCACACGGAGGCCGCGGTCGAGCTCATGCGCCTGGCAGGGCTCTCCCCCGTCGGAGCGATCGCCGAGGTCGTGGCCGAGGACGGTTCGATGATGCGGCTACCCGGTCTCATCGAGCTCGGCGAGCGCGACGGCGTGCCGGTCATCACGATCGAGCAGCTGGTCGCGCACCTGGACGAGCACGACCCCGTCGCGGCGCCCGCGCACGCCGCGCACCGTCGTCGGGTGAGCCTGCGGGCCGAGGCCAAGGTGCCGACCTCGCACGGCGAGTTCCGCTTCCTGGCGTACAAGGACCGCATCACCGGGACGGACCACCTCGCGATCGTGTCGGGCGAACTCGGCGACGCGCCGCTCGTGCGCGTGCACTCCGAGTGCCTCACCGGCGAAGCGTTCGGCTCGCTCAAGTGCGAGTGCGGCCCTCAGCTCGAGGCTGCGCTGGACGCGATCGAGCAGGACGGCGGCGTGGTGATCTACATGCGCGGCCACGAAGGCCGCGGGATCGGCCTCATCAACAAGCTGCGCGCCTACAGCCTGCAGGAGCGCGGCCTGGACACCGTCGACGCGAACCTCGCGCTGGGTCTGCCGGCGGACGCCCGCGACTACGCGGCCGCGGCCGGCATGCTCGCCGACCTGGGGGTGGAGAAGGTGCGCCTTCTCACCAACAACACCGACAAGGTCGCGCAGCTGCGCGAGCTCGGCCTCGAGATCGTCGAGCAGGTGCCGCTCCTGGTCGGGGTGGGGCCGAACAACCACCAGTACCTCTCCACGAAGCGCGATCGGATGGGGCACCTGATCGCCGAAGAGGATCTGGCCGACGCGCTCGCGCAGATGCACGAACCGACCACCACCCGGGGAGCAGAAGCATGA
- a CDS encoding riboflavin synthase yields the protein MFTGIVEEIGEVTAVAPSGDGVRLTVRAPKAVSDAGHGDSIAVSGVCLTVIDQGPDWFTADVMQQTLAMSTLDGVAEGRRVNLERATAAHGRLGGHIVQGHIDGTGELLEVRPGEQWRVLRISLPPALAPLVVDKGSIAVDGVSLTVSAVSAPDAPSAWFEVSLIPETLAATTLGARSPGDSVNFETDILARHVQRLLAFAPHDPTTEGGSR from the coding sequence ATGTTCACCGGAATCGTCGAAGAGATCGGCGAAGTCACCGCCGTCGCACCGTCAGGTGACGGCGTGCGCCTGACCGTCCGCGCGCCGAAGGCGGTGTCGGATGCCGGGCACGGCGACTCGATCGCCGTGAGCGGCGTGTGCCTCACCGTGATCGACCAAGGGCCGGATTGGTTCACTGCCGACGTGATGCAGCAGACGCTCGCGATGTCGACCCTCGACGGGGTCGCGGAAGGGCGCCGGGTCAACCTCGAGCGCGCGACCGCGGCACACGGGCGGCTGGGCGGACACATCGTCCAGGGCCACATCGACGGCACCGGCGAGCTGCTCGAGGTGCGACCCGGAGAGCAGTGGCGGGTGCTGCGCATCTCGCTTCCCCCCGCGCTGGCACCGCTCGTCGTCGACAAGGGCTCGATCGCCGTGGACGGCGTCTCCCTCACGGTGAGCGCCGTGAGCGCCCCCGACGCACCGTCCGCCTGGTTCGAGGTCTCGCTGATCCCCGAGACTCTCGCCGCCACCACACTCGGCGCACGCTCCCCCGGCGACAGCGTGAACTTCGAGACCGACATCCTGGCGCGACACGTGCAGCGCCTCCTCGCCTTCGCCCCGCACGACCCCACCACAGAAGGAGGCTCGCGATGA
- the ribD gene encoding bifunctional diaminohydroxyphosphoribosylaminopyrimidine deaminase/5-amino-6-(5-phosphoribosylamino)uracil reductase RibD produces MSMNAAERGAMERALRIARNGPRGVNPQVGAVILSADGDVLAEGWHRGAGTAHAEVDALSQLPAGGAEGATAVVTLEPCNHTGRTGPCAEALLAAGVARVVYALPDPNAESSGGGERLRRAGVDVAQGLLEGPATELLESWLTVQRLGRPHVSVKWAQSLDGRAAAADGTSKWITGGAARADVHRRRADADAIVAGIGTVLADDPALTARQPDGSLYDDQPLPVVLGARPVPEDAAVVRHPRRFVQYPGSDISGLLKDLRERGVQRVFVEGGPTVASAFLREGLADEVLVYIAPTLLGAGSDGADRPALRSVGVDTITQQRRLHIDAVQTLGDDLLVIARPITKED; encoded by the coding sequence ATGTCGATGAATGCTGCGGAGCGTGGCGCGATGGAACGCGCCCTCCGGATCGCGAGGAACGGACCGCGCGGGGTGAACCCGCAGGTCGGTGCCGTGATCCTCTCCGCCGACGGCGATGTGCTCGCCGAGGGGTGGCACCGCGGTGCCGGGACCGCGCACGCCGAGGTCGATGCGCTGTCGCAGCTGCCCGCGGGCGGCGCCGAAGGCGCGACGGCCGTCGTGACGCTCGAGCCGTGCAACCACACCGGCCGGACCGGTCCGTGCGCCGAGGCCCTGCTCGCGGCGGGAGTCGCGCGCGTCGTCTACGCACTCCCGGACCCCAACGCGGAGTCTTCCGGTGGCGGGGAACGCCTGCGGAGAGCGGGGGTCGACGTGGCGCAGGGGCTGCTCGAGGGGCCGGCGACAGAGCTCCTCGAGTCGTGGCTGACCGTGCAGCGCCTGGGGCGCCCTCACGTGAGCGTCAAGTGGGCCCAGAGCCTGGACGGTCGCGCGGCCGCCGCCGACGGCACGAGCAAGTGGATCACGGGCGGTGCGGCACGGGCGGACGTGCACCGTCGCCGGGCGGATGCCGACGCGATCGTCGCCGGCATCGGCACGGTCCTGGCAGATGACCCCGCACTGACCGCGCGGCAGCCCGACGGCTCGTTGTACGACGATCAGCCGCTCCCCGTCGTGCTCGGGGCGCGCCCCGTGCCCGAGGACGCCGCGGTCGTCCGCCATCCGCGCCGTTTCGTCCAGTACCCGGGCTCGGACATCTCCGGCCTCCTGAAGGATCTGCGCGAGCGCGGCGTGCAGCGCGTGTTCGTCGAGGGCGGCCCCACGGTGGCCAGCGCGTTCCTGCGCGAGGGGCTCGCCGACGAGGTGCTGGTCTACATCGCACCGACCTTGCTCGGTGCCGGATCCGACGGGGCCGACCGCCCGGCTCTGCGTTCCGTCGGAGTCGACACGATCACGCAGCAGCGACGTCTGCACATCGACGCCGTCCAGACCCTCGGCGATGACCTTCTGGTGATCGCCCGTCCCATCACGAAAGAGGACTGA
- a CDS encoding sugar-binding transcriptional regulator, translating into MPNRPPADHALPVRTRDALRAAQLYYMQDLTMEAIAHELSTSRSSVSRLLSHARESGVVEILIHSPLEGPTRLEQEIRERHGVTAHVVPVPDQTSDVERLDRVAMTAARLLSGWVDSNQRIGIAWGSTIGAVSRHLPQRSTHNTEIVQLNGAGNMRTTGIMYASELLTRFGAAFDAPVHQFPVPAFFDDPETKRAFWRERSIRPVLELQASLDLAVFGVGSPFAEVPSHVYQGGYLDRADYRVLSEHGVVGDVATVFYRADGSSDGIPVNDRATGPDFDTLRRTPRRVGIVAGRAKVPGLRGALRAGLITDLIVDESTARELAGTASHRVTE; encoded by the coding sequence ATGCCGAACCGCCCGCCCGCCGATCACGCCCTCCCGGTCCGCACCCGGGATGCGTTGCGCGCCGCCCAGCTCTACTACATGCAGGACCTCACGATGGAGGCGATCGCGCACGAACTGTCGACCTCCCGATCCTCGGTCTCGCGCCTGCTGAGTCACGCACGCGAGAGCGGAGTGGTGGAGATCCTGATCCATTCACCGTTGGAGGGGCCCACCCGGCTCGAACAGGAGATCCGCGAGCGGCACGGCGTGACCGCCCATGTCGTCCCGGTCCCCGATCAGACCAGCGATGTCGAGCGGCTCGATCGCGTCGCGATGACCGCGGCGCGACTGCTGTCAGGGTGGGTGGACTCCAATCAGCGCATCGGGATCGCCTGGGGTTCCACGATCGGGGCGGTGAGCAGGCACCTCCCTCAGCGCAGCACTCACAACACCGAGATCGTCCAGCTCAACGGCGCAGGGAACATGCGCACCACGGGCATCATGTACGCCAGCGAGCTGCTGACCCGATTCGGCGCGGCGTTCGACGCGCCGGTCCATCAGTTCCCGGTGCCGGCGTTCTTCGACGACCCCGAGACGAAGCGCGCGTTCTGGCGCGAGCGGTCGATCCGGCCGGTGCTCGAGTTGCAGGCGAGCCTGGATCTCGCCGTCTTCGGCGTCGGATCCCCGTTCGCCGAAGTGCCCAGCCACGTCTACCAGGGCGGCTACCTCGACCGCGCCGATTACCGGGTGCTCAGCGAGCACGGCGTCGTCGGCGATGTGGCGACGGTGTTCTACCGCGCGGACGGCTCCAGTGACGGCATCCCCGTGAACGATCGTGCGACCGGCCCCGACTTCGACACCCTGCGCCGCACTCCCCGGCGCGTCGGCATCGTCGCGGGACGCGCGAAGGTGCCCGGGCTGCGAGGGGCGCTCCGGGCGGGGTTGATCACCGATCTCATCGTGGACGAGTCCACCGCCCGGGAGCTGGCCGGCACCGCGTCACACCGGGTCACGGAATGA